One window of the Candidatus Microbacterium colombiense genome contains the following:
- a CDS encoding RNA polymerase sigma factor — MTDPSAAATVPSAPDRDAERAVTAVWRIESARIVGTLARLVGDFGLAEDLAQEALLDALRQWPSDGVPRNAAAWLTAVAKRKAIDGWRRQERLDARVAVIAHDLEREQAEAPDAPWDPDAVDDDVLRLIFISCHPVLSREAQVALTLRVVGGLSSEEIARAFLVPTATVQQRIVRAKKTLAAASVPFELPPREEQSQRLAGILGVLYLIFNEGHAASSGADWMRPELSDEAIRLARVLAALMPKERDVHSLLALMELTAARFPARVDAAGDPVLLADQDRRRWDRSRIARGRAALARADDLGGGRSPYGLQAAIAECHAVAASVDETDWDRIVLLYEALGRIAPSPVVELNRAAAVAMATGPASALRIIDALSASGALRGYHLLPATRAELLLRLGRDDEARSEFAVAAGLAGNDRERALLEQKARER, encoded by the coding sequence ATGACCGATCCCTCCGCCGCGGCGACGGTGCCCTCGGCTCCCGACAGGGATGCGGAGCGTGCCGTCACCGCGGTGTGGCGTATCGAATCGGCGCGGATCGTCGGCACCCTGGCGAGGCTGGTCGGTGACTTCGGACTCGCGGAAGACCTGGCTCAGGAGGCGCTTCTCGACGCGTTGCGGCAGTGGCCGTCCGACGGCGTTCCGCGAAATGCGGCCGCATGGCTCACCGCAGTGGCCAAGCGCAAGGCGATCGACGGCTGGCGCCGACAGGAGCGCCTGGATGCGCGGGTCGCCGTCATCGCCCACGACCTCGAGCGCGAGCAGGCGGAGGCGCCGGATGCGCCGTGGGATCCGGATGCCGTCGACGACGACGTGCTGCGTCTGATCTTCATCTCCTGCCACCCGGTGCTGTCGCGCGAGGCTCAGGTCGCGCTCACGTTGCGTGTGGTCGGCGGACTCTCGAGCGAGGAGATCGCGCGGGCCTTCCTGGTGCCGACCGCGACCGTGCAGCAGAGGATCGTGCGGGCCAAGAAGACCCTGGCAGCGGCGAGCGTGCCGTTCGAGCTGCCACCGCGGGAGGAGCAGTCGCAGCGGCTGGCCGGCATCCTCGGAGTGCTCTACCTGATCTTCAACGAGGGTCATGCCGCCAGCAGCGGGGCGGACTGGATGCGGCCCGAGCTCAGCGATGAGGCCATCCGACTTGCCCGCGTGCTCGCTGCGCTGATGCCGAAGGAGCGCGATGTGCACAGTCTGCTCGCGCTGATGGAGCTGACCGCGGCCCGGTTCCCCGCACGCGTCGATGCGGCCGGCGATCCGGTGCTCCTCGCCGATCAGGACCGGCGACGGTGGGACAGGAGCCGCATCGCCCGGGGACGCGCGGCCCTGGCACGCGCCGACGATCTGGGCGGTGGGCGCAGTCCCTACGGGCTGCAGGCAGCCATCGCGGAATGTCACGCGGTCGCCGCATCGGTCGACGAGACCGACTGGGATCGGATCGTGTTGCTCTATGAAGCACTCGGCCGTATCGCACCGTCGCCGGTCGTCGAGCTCAATCGGGCTGCCGCGGTCGCCATGGCCACCGGGCCTGCGTCCGCACTGCGCATCATCGACGCGCTGTCGGCATCCGGCGCGCTGCGCGGCTATCACCTGCTGCCGGCCACCCGGGCCGAACTGCTGCTCCGACTGGGTCGCGACGATGAGGCCAGGAGCGAATTCGCCGTGGCAGCAGGGCTCGCGGGCAACGATCGCGAGCGCGCGCTCCTCGAGCAGAAGGCGCGCGAACGCTGA
- a CDS encoding Bax inhibitor-1/YccA family protein, with product MSNFAFNNPAFQQQDPRNVATYPGSPQAAQGAQNASFQHAAMDAAANAQLEGMYAAPPAGAIETDRMSVEDTVWKTAGLFAILLVTAAIGWVLTLGGVAAPAYNPYNPAAVNLLPWIVGALGGFVLAMVISFTSRKKVRPALIFAYAAFEGLFIGGISAFFEVRWPGIVTQATLATVAVVGVTLALFASGKIRASKKATKVFMIAMGGYLVFSLLNLVLMWTGINTNAFGLFSQEVFGIPLGLIIGVLVVIMAAYSLVLDFDQIQQGVRNGAPRKYGWLGAFGIMVTVVWLYVEILRIIAIARGSN from the coding sequence ATGAGCAATTTCGCTTTCAACAACCCGGCGTTCCAGCAGCAGGATCCGCGCAACGTCGCGACCTACCCGGGCTCGCCCCAGGCTGCTCAGGGCGCACAGAACGCATCGTTCCAGCACGCCGCTATGGATGCTGCCGCCAACGCGCAGCTCGAAGGCATGTACGCGGCCCCGCCTGCCGGTGCGATCGAGACCGACCGCATGTCGGTCGAGGACACGGTGTGGAAGACCGCCGGTCTCTTCGCCATCCTGCTCGTCACCGCGGCCATCGGCTGGGTGCTGACCCTCGGCGGTGTCGCAGCCCCGGCCTACAACCCGTACAACCCCGCGGCCGTCAACCTGCTCCCGTGGATCGTCGGCGCACTCGGCGGCTTCGTGCTCGCCATGGTGATCAGCTTCACGTCCCGTAAGAAGGTGCGCCCCGCGCTGATCTTCGCCTACGCGGCGTTCGAGGGCCTCTTCATCGGTGGCATCTCGGCGTTCTTCGAGGTGCGCTGGCCCGGCATCGTCACGCAGGCCACTCTCGCGACCGTGGCGGTCGTCGGTGTGACCCTGGCCCTCTTCGCGAGCGGCAAGATCCGCGCTTCCAAGAAGGCCACGAAGGTCTTCATGATCGCCATGGGCGGCTACCTGGTCTTCTCGCTGCTGAACCTCGTCCTCATGTGGACGGGCATCAACACCAACGCGTTCGGTCTGTTCAGCCAGGAGGTCTTCGGCATCCCGCTCGGACTGATCATCGGTGTGCTCGTCGTGATCATGGCGGCGTACTCGCTGGTGCTCGACTTCGATCAGATCCAGCAGGGCGTGCGCAACGGCGCTCCCCGCAAGTACGGCTGGCTCGGTGCCTTCGGCATCATGGTGACCGTCGTCTGGCTCTACGTCGAGATCCTGCGCATCATCGCGATCGCCCGCGGCAGCAACTGA
- a CDS encoding glycerophosphodiester phosphodiesterase family protein has protein sequence MPRKSPLVIGHRGAPGYRPEHSRSSYELALAMGVDAVEPDIVATKDGVLVVRHENEISGTTDVAAHPEFAERKTTKRVDGEALTGWFTEDFTWAELSTLRSRERLPEVRLSSATFDGSQMILRLSDLLDLVRAGSVEHGREIGVVLEVKHATYFAGIGLDLAPLIERDLRAAGWADGELPLIIESFESTVLGQLRGRGIAASYVYLIEASGRPFDLLTAQGKQARSYKATVTPQGLDDLVGRVDGISVNKKMLLAAGNTIVDDAHARGLKVFTWTCRPENAFLAAEYRGPGGRGAYGDYEAEWGAIARTGVDGVFVDHPDLGVSFFRS, from the coding sequence GTGCCCAGGAAATCACCCCTCGTCATCGGGCACCGCGGTGCGCCCGGCTATCGCCCGGAGCACAGTCGCTCCTCGTACGAGCTCGCGCTCGCGATGGGAGTCGACGCCGTCGAACCGGACATCGTCGCCACGAAGGACGGCGTGCTGGTCGTGCGGCACGAGAACGAGATCTCCGGCACGACCGATGTCGCCGCCCATCCGGAGTTCGCCGAGCGCAAGACCACCAAGCGCGTCGACGGCGAGGCCCTCACCGGGTGGTTCACCGAGGACTTCACCTGGGCGGAGCTGTCGACGCTGCGCAGTCGTGAACGTCTGCCCGAGGTGCGGCTTTCGAGCGCCACCTTCGACGGCTCGCAGATGATCCTGCGCCTGAGCGACCTGCTCGATCTGGTGCGTGCCGGGTCCGTGGAGCACGGGCGTGAGATCGGCGTGGTGCTGGAGGTCAAGCACGCCACCTACTTCGCAGGTATCGGCCTGGACCTCGCTCCGTTGATCGAACGCGATCTGCGCGCGGCGGGGTGGGCCGACGGCGAGCTGCCGCTCATCATCGAGTCGTTCGAATCGACGGTGCTCGGCCAGCTGCGCGGGCGCGGCATCGCCGCCTCCTACGTCTATCTGATCGAGGCCTCCGGACGACCGTTCGATCTGCTGACCGCGCAGGGCAAGCAGGCCAGAAGCTACAAGGCGACCGTGACGCCGCAGGGACTCGACGACCTCGTCGGACGGGTCGACGGCATCAGCGTGAACAAGAAGATGCTGCTGGCGGCCGGCAACACGATCGTCGACGACGCCCACGCGCGCGGACTGAAGGTGTTCACCTGGACGTGCCGCCCCGAGAACGCGTTCCTGGCGGCGGAGTACCGCGGTCCGGGCGGGCGGGGCGCGTACGGCGACTACGAGGCCGAGTGGGGCGCGATCGCACGCACCGGCGTGGACGGGGTCTTCGTCGACCACCCCGACCTCGGCGTGAGTTTCTTCCGGAGCTGA
- a CDS encoding hemerythrin domain-containing protein gives MDAARLHAWDQELRAAHTRLRAALAATRDALDGGERAPDAASELVLFCIGFCSALDGHHRSEDRALFPALRVEHPELGDVIDKLMQDHAMLSHLLGALRAAAERDEDAVSIGRHLDGIGAIMESHFRFEEREILAPLRSLALDRPVTDVLGPF, from the coding sequence ATGGATGCCGCCCGTCTGCACGCCTGGGATCAGGAGCTGCGCGCGGCCCACACCCGTCTGCGCGCAGCCCTCGCCGCGACCCGAGACGCGCTCGACGGTGGAGAGCGAGCCCCGGACGCGGCATCCGAACTCGTCCTCTTCTGCATCGGATTCTGCAGCGCGCTCGACGGCCACCACCGCAGCGAGGATCGTGCGCTGTTCCCGGCGCTGCGCGTCGAGCACCCCGAACTCGGTGACGTGATCGACAAGCTCATGCAGGATCACGCGATGCTCTCGCACCTGCTCGGCGCGCTGCGCGCCGCGGCGGAACGCGATGAGGACGCGGTGTCGATCGGGCGCCACCTCGACGGGATCGGCGCGATCATGGAGTCGCATTTCCGCTTCGAGGAGCGTGAGATCCTCGCCCCGCTGCGCTCCCTCGCCCTGGACCGACCGGTGACCGACGTCCTCGGCCCGTTCTGA
- a CDS encoding YccF domain-containing protein — translation MRTILNIIWVILAGWALFLGYVLAGILLCIPIVTIPWAIASFRIARYAIWPFGREVVSRPTAGVGSFLGNVLWVILAGWWLAIGHIVSGIALCITIIGIPMGIADFKLVPISLMPLGKEIVSTRRGAFDRTL, via the coding sequence ATGCGCACGATCCTCAACATCATCTGGGTCATCCTGGCCGGCTGGGCCCTGTTCCTCGGCTACGTGCTGGCGGGAATCCTGTTGTGCATCCCGATCGTCACGATCCCCTGGGCGATCGCCTCGTTCCGCATCGCCCGGTACGCGATCTGGCCATTCGGCCGCGAGGTCGTGAGCCGCCCCACCGCCGGCGTCGGCTCGTTCCTCGGCAACGTGCTCTGGGTGATCCTCGCCGGCTGGTGGCTCGCCATCGGTCACATCGTGTCGGGGATCGCGTTGTGCATCACGATCATCGGCATCCCGATGGGCATCGCCGACTTCAAGTTGGTTCCCATCTCACTCATGCCGCTCGGCAAGGAGATCGTCTCCACGCGCCGCGGCGCCTTCGACCGCACCCTCTGA
- a CDS encoding ABC transporter ATP-binding protein produces the protein MSGIVVDAVSRSFGSVHAVRGATLHAAEGRVTGLVGPNGAGKTTLLLMLASLLAPDEGTIRIGGIDPSADPLAARRLLGWMPDALGAWPSLTARETLVTTARLYGIATPDAAQRAAQLLELVGLAALADSPAKVLSRGQKQKLGLARALVHDPQVLLLDEPASGLDPEARVQLRVLLRRLAAEGRTVLISSHILSELEEVVDDAVFLVAGSVVDASPAQATSRAWRVRLVGATPERVNADSWQVASTLGVPAESLGADRGAVLLGLDGDEAAAQALRRLVEAGLPIAEFAPAQSDLEHTFLNLQPEADA, from the coding sequence ATGAGTGGAATCGTCGTCGACGCCGTCAGCCGATCGTTCGGGTCAGTCCATGCGGTGCGAGGCGCGACGCTGCACGCCGCGGAGGGGCGCGTCACCGGACTCGTCGGTCCGAACGGCGCCGGTAAGACCACCCTGCTCCTGATGCTGGCATCGCTGCTCGCGCCGGACGAGGGAACGATCCGGATCGGGGGAATCGACCCCTCGGCCGACCCGTTGGCCGCCCGGCGGCTGCTCGGGTGGATGCCCGACGCCCTCGGCGCCTGGCCCTCTCTCACTGCTCGCGAGACCCTCGTCACCACCGCCCGGCTCTACGGGATCGCGACGCCCGATGCCGCACAGCGTGCCGCGCAACTGCTCGAACTCGTGGGTCTCGCCGCTCTCGCCGACTCCCCGGCCAAGGTGCTCTCGCGCGGACAGAAGCAGAAGCTGGGACTGGCGCGCGCGCTCGTGCACGATCCGCAGGTGCTGCTTCTGGACGAACCGGCTTCCGGACTCGATCCGGAGGCGCGTGTGCAACTGCGGGTGTTGCTGCGTCGCCTCGCTGCCGAAGGGCGGACGGTGCTGATCTCGAGTCACATCCTGTCCGAGCTCGAAGAGGTGGTCGACGATGCGGTGTTCCTGGTCGCCGGATCGGTCGTCGATGCGTCTCCTGCGCAGGCGACCTCGCGCGCGTGGCGTGTGCGACTCGTCGGTGCGACCCCCGAACGGGTGAACGCCGATTCCTGGCAGGTCGCGTCCACCCTCGGCGTGCCGGCCGAATCGCTCGGCGCGGACCGCGGTGCCGTGCTGCTCGGACTCGACGGCGACGAGGCTGCGGCCCAGGCGCTGCGCCGACTCGTCGAGGCAGGACTGCCGATCGCGGAGTTCGCGCCCGCGCAGAGCGACCTCGAACACACGTTCCTGAACCTGCAGCCGGAGGCCGACGCATGA
- a CDS encoding ABC transporter permease, with translation MSISHITTIARLELTQRLRSISWYVLLGVFAVVLIGVTVLAFAVYSWDDFAGAGVYSIVVNMVLLLVVLVSPTLSGNAINGDREAATLAAIQVTAASTGDIMIGKLLAAVATGGAFLVVALPFLAISLLGGGADALVLLVSLLVLAVEIIIVAAIGVGLSGLIARPLFSVATTYLVVAGLVIGTLIAFTLGGLAVRSEATTYSRPYDSQGNPDCDSWDTSTYEVPRFDLVWWALAANPFVVLADATPTEFTKDGYPVDLFGQIKLGVRYAQQSPLEQRWDDCDMSQTSQTPREVIDSTVPSWFVGLGVQVVIAGGLFAGAWARTRTPAKRLPPGTRIA, from the coding sequence ATGAGCATCTCGCACATCACCACGATCGCCCGACTCGAACTCACGCAGCGCCTGCGGAGCATCAGCTGGTACGTGCTGCTCGGCGTGTTCGCCGTCGTCCTGATCGGCGTCACCGTTCTCGCGTTCGCGGTGTACTCCTGGGATGACTTCGCCGGTGCGGGCGTCTACTCGATCGTCGTCAACATGGTGCTGCTGCTCGTCGTGCTCGTGTCGCCCACACTGAGCGGTAATGCGATCAACGGCGACCGGGAGGCCGCCACGCTCGCCGCGATCCAGGTGACTGCAGCCTCGACGGGCGACATCATGATCGGGAAGCTGCTGGCCGCGGTCGCGACCGGTGGCGCCTTCCTGGTCGTTGCGCTGCCCTTCCTCGCTATCTCGCTGCTCGGGGGCGGTGCCGACGCGCTCGTGCTGCTCGTCTCGCTGCTCGTGCTCGCCGTCGAGATCATCATCGTGGCCGCGATCGGCGTGGGCCTCAGCGGGCTGATCGCTCGTCCCCTGTTCTCCGTCGCCACCACGTACCTCGTGGTGGCGGGTCTCGTGATCGGCACGCTCATCGCGTTCACCCTCGGGGGTCTCGCCGTGCGCAGCGAAGCGACCACGTACAGCCGGCCCTATGACTCCCAGGGCAACCCGGACTGCGACAGCTGGGACACGTCGACGTACGAGGTTCCCCGATTCGACCTCGTCTGGTGGGCGCTCGCCGCCAACCCGTTCGTGGTGCTCGCCGACGCCACCCCGACCGAGTTCACCAAGGACGGCTACCCGGTCGACCTGTTCGGTCAGATCAAGCTCGGCGTGCGCTATGCGCAGCAGTCGCCGCTCGAACAGCGCTGGGACGACTGCGACATGAGCCAGACCTCGCAGACTCCGCGCGAGGTGATCGACTCCACCGTGCCGAGCTGGTTCGTCGGGCTCGGCGTGCAGGTCGTCATCGCCGGAGGCCTGTTCGCGGGGGCCTGGGCGCGCACGCGCACCCCGGCGAAGCGGCTGCCCCCGGGAACGCGCATCGCCTGA